In Cumulibacter soli, one genomic interval encodes:
- the uvrA gene encoding excinuclease ABC subunit UvrA yields the protein MDRLVIRGAREHNLRDVSLDLPRDALICFTGLSGSGKSSLAFDTIFAEGQRRYVESLSAYARQFLGQMDKPDVDFIEGLSPAVSIDQKSTNRNPRSTVGTITEVYDYLRLLFARAGVPHCPECGAVIARQSPQQIVDQILELPEGTRFQVLAPVVRGRKGEYLDLFSSLQSQGFSRARVDGVVYPLTDAPELKKQERHDIDVVIDRLSVKESAKRRMTDSIETALGLASGIVVIEQVDLDESDPERERRFSEKLACPNGHQLGVTELEPRSFSFNAPYGACPECTGLGFRKEADPELIVPDPDKTLMEGAIAPWTTAGKLTDYFVHLLGSLGDQLGFDLDTPWRALSPKVQKTILNGSKDQVHVKFRSRYGRQRSYWANFEGVLPFLGRRHEETDSDWAKDRYEGFMRDVPCPVCKGTRLKPEILAVRLGGRSIAEVTDLSIGECAEFLGALELDNRQAMIAARVLKEVHARLGFLVDVGLDYLSLSRAAATLAGGEAQRIRLATQIGSGLVGVLYVLDEPSIGLHQRDNHRLIETLVRLRDLGNTLIVVEHDEDTIRASDWVVDIGPGAGEHGGEVVVSGPVKDLLRSKKSLTGAYLSGRRELEVPASRRTPNPDRVLTVKGARENNLKNVDVSFPLGCLVAVTGVSGSGKSTLVNDILYATMANYANRARLVPGRHTRVNGLEEIDKVVGVDQSPIGRTPRSNPATYTGVFDHVRKLFAATSEAKVRGYQQGRFSFNVKGGRCENCQGDGTIKIEMNFLPDVYVPCEVCKGARYNRETLEVHYKGKTIAQVLDMPIEEGAEFFAAIPAIARHLDTLVEVGLGYVRLGQPAPTLSGGEAQRVKLASELQKRSTGRTVYVLDEPTTGLHFEDIRKLLLVIQGLVDKGNTVITIEHNLDVIKTADWLIDMGPEGGAGGGTVVGQGTPEELARNERSHTGRFLAEMLDGRAEPTLVPITEPKTLTRAMVAAAKANGTAASAKVTAPKASARKPAQSKATTARAAKKTAKKAVKRPAKAAKG from the coding sequence ATGGACCGACTTGTCATCCGCGGCGCCCGTGAGCACAACCTCAGGGACGTCAGCCTCGATCTACCCCGCGATGCACTGATCTGCTTCACCGGCCTGTCTGGCTCGGGTAAGTCGTCGCTGGCGTTCGACACGATCTTCGCCGAGGGCCAACGGCGGTACGTCGAATCCTTGTCGGCGTACGCGCGTCAGTTCTTGGGCCAGATGGACAAGCCGGACGTCGACTTCATCGAGGGCCTCTCACCGGCCGTCTCGATCGATCAGAAGTCGACCAACCGCAACCCGCGTTCGACGGTCGGCACGATCACCGAGGTGTACGACTACCTGCGGCTGTTGTTCGCCCGTGCGGGGGTGCCGCATTGTCCGGAATGCGGCGCGGTGATAGCGCGGCAATCGCCGCAGCAGATCGTTGATCAGATACTTGAACTCCCCGAAGGCACCCGCTTCCAGGTGCTCGCACCCGTCGTTCGCGGTCGCAAGGGGGAGTACCTCGACCTGTTCTCGTCGTTGCAGTCGCAGGGATTCAGCCGCGCGCGAGTCGATGGTGTCGTGTATCCGCTGACCGACGCTCCGGAGCTGAAGAAGCAGGAGCGCCACGATATCGACGTGGTGATCGATCGCCTCAGCGTCAAGGAATCGGCCAAGCGCCGAATGACTGACTCGATTGAGACCGCACTCGGTCTAGCCTCGGGCATCGTTGTGATCGAGCAGGTCGACCTCGATGAGAGCGACCCCGAGCGTGAGCGTCGGTTCAGTGAGAAACTCGCCTGCCCGAACGGCCACCAACTTGGTGTCACCGAACTAGAGCCGAGATCGTTCTCCTTCAACGCGCCGTACGGCGCCTGCCCGGAGTGCACCGGCCTCGGCTTCCGTAAGGAAGCGGATCCCGAACTCATCGTCCCGGATCCTGATAAGACGCTCATGGAGGGTGCGATCGCGCCCTGGACCACGGCCGGCAAACTGACCGATTACTTTGTCCACTTACTGGGCTCCCTCGGCGATCAGCTCGGATTCGACCTCGACACACCGTGGCGAGCGCTATCGCCAAAGGTCCAGAAGACCATCTTGAACGGGTCCAAGGACCAGGTGCACGTGAAGTTCCGCAGTCGTTACGGGCGGCAGCGGTCGTACTGGGCGAACTTCGAAGGCGTGTTGCCATTCCTCGGACGCCGCCATGAGGAAACTGACAGCGACTGGGCGAAGGACCGTTACGAAGGCTTCATGCGTGACGTGCCTTGTCCAGTATGTAAGGGAACGCGCCTCAAGCCGGAGATTCTCGCCGTCCGACTCGGTGGCCGGTCCATCGCTGAAGTGACCGATCTGTCGATCGGCGAATGCGCGGAGTTCCTAGGTGCCCTAGAACTCGACAACCGCCAGGCGATGATCGCCGCACGGGTGCTCAAGGAAGTACACGCCCGTCTCGGGTTCCTGGTGGACGTCGGTCTCGACTACCTGTCGTTGTCGCGCGCCGCAGCGACCCTCGCCGGCGGCGAGGCACAACGGATTCGGCTCGCCACTCAGATTGGATCCGGCCTCGTCGGCGTCCTGTACGTACTCGACGAGCCGTCTATCGGGTTGCATCAGCGCGATAATCATCGCCTCATCGAAACTCTCGTGCGGTTACGCGACCTCGGCAACACCCTCATTGTCGTTGAGCATGACGAGGACACCATCCGCGCCAGCGACTGGGTGGTCGACATCGGTCCTGGCGCGGGGGAGCATGGCGGTGAGGTCGTGGTGTCCGGTCCGGTGAAAGATCTACTGCGCTCCAAGAAATCGCTCACCGGCGCGTACCTGTCCGGGCGCCGTGAACTCGAGGTCCCCGCCTCGCGTCGCACGCCCAACCCGGACCGCGTACTGACCGTTAAGGGGGCGCGGGAGAACAACCTGAAGAACGTCGACGTGTCATTCCCGCTGGGCTGTCTGGTAGCAGTCACCGGCGTCTCCGGGTCTGGGAAGTCGACCTTGGTCAATGACATTCTCTACGCCACGATGGCGAACTACGCCAATCGCGCCAGGCTCGTTCCCGGCAGACATACCCGCGTCAACGGCCTCGAAGAGATCGACAAGGTCGTCGGTGTCGATCAGTCGCCCATCGGCCGTACTCCGCGATCGAACCCGGCTACTTACACGGGCGTATTCGATCACGTACGCAAACTTTTCGCCGCGACGAGCGAAGCCAAGGTCCGCGGCTATCAGCAAGGCAGGTTCTCGTTCAACGTCAAAGGCGGGCGTTGTGAGAACTGCCAAGGCGACGGCACCATCAAGATCGAGATGAACTTCCTGCCCGACGTCTACGTGCCGTGCGAGGTCTGCAAAGGCGCCCGGTACAACCGCGAGACGCTCGAAGTGCATTACAAAGGCAAGACCATCGCGCAAGTACTCGACATGCCGATTGAGGAAGGCGCGGAGTTCTTCGCAGCTATACCAGCGATCGCGCGTCACCTGGACACCCTGGTGGAGGTCGGATTGGGGTACGTCCGTCTCGGTCAGCCCGCGCCGACGTTATCCGGTGGGGAAGCCCAGCGCGTGAAGCTCGCTTCCGAGCTACAGAAGCGATCAACCGGCCGTACGGTTTATGTCCTCGACGAGCCGACCACAGGGTTGCACTTCGAGGACATTCGTAAGTTGTTGCTGGTGATCCAGGGCCTGGTGGACAAGGGCAATACCGTGATCACGATCGAGCACAACCTGGACGTCATCAAGACCGCCGACTGGCTGATCGATATGGGCCCGGAGGGCGGCGCCGGTGGTGGCACCGTCGTGGGGCAGGGGACGCCGGAGGAACTCGCCCGCAACGAGCGCAGCCATACCGGACGGTTCCTCGCCGAGATGCTGGACGGCCGCGCGGAACCGACCCTCGTCCCGATCACGGAACCTAAGACACTCACCCGCGCCATGGTGGCGGCAGCGAAGGCGAACGGCACTGCCGCATCCGCGAAAGTCACCGCGCCAAAGGCATCCGCGCGCAAACCCGCACAGAGCAAGGCAACCACGGCGCGCGCTGCCAAGAAGACCGCCAAGAAAGCGGTAAAGCGCCCGGCGAAGGCGGCGAAAGGCTAG
- the uvrC gene encoding excinuclease ABC subunit UvrC has product MRPAGVSNPSDYRPAPGTIPDEPGVYRFYDRYDRVIYVGKAKSLRSRLSSYFQDITALHPRTAQMVTTGTRVDWTVVGTEVEALALEYSWIKEFDPRFNVRYRDDKSYPSLAVTLNEEFPRLQVMRGPKKRGVRYFGPYAHAWAIRETLDLLTRVFPARTCSNGVFKRHGQMGRPCLLGYLDKCSAPCIGRVDAEQHREIVDEFCEFMAGRSDAIERRLRRRMLQASENLEFEKAARLRDDLTALSKATEKNAIVLPDGTDCDVVAFAQDDLEASVQVFHVRGGRVRGRHGWVVDKVEAVTTAELVEQYLLQVYGAEETALVVPATVLVPELPPDVDAVTERLSELRQGRVAVRVPQRGAKKDLLQTVERNALEAFNQHRLKRASDLTARSQALNELQEALELDDAPLRIECVDVSHVQGTNVVASLVVFEDGLPKKSDYRRYTIRGALRDGESIDVHQARAGEGVDDTAAIAEVVTRRFRRLLDDKDEPAVDDGRPRRFAYPPNLFVVDGGAPQVAAASDALTELGVTDVAVIGIAKRLEEIWVPGQDDPYILPRSSEAMYLIQRLRDEAHRFAITFHRQKRGKAMLVSELDGVRGLGEAKRKALLGKFGSVRALRKAEVDELMTVEGIGPATARSIHQALHAEEAPPTRIDPRTGEVLDTQ; this is encoded by the coding sequence ATGAGACCGGCCGGTGTGAGTAACCCGTCGGACTATCGACCCGCACCGGGGACCATCCCGGATGAACCGGGCGTCTACCGCTTCTACGACCGGTACGATCGCGTGATCTATGTCGGCAAGGCGAAGAGCTTACGCAGTCGGCTGTCGTCGTATTTTCAGGACATCACGGCACTGCATCCGCGCACGGCGCAGATGGTGACTACCGGCACTCGCGTCGATTGGACCGTAGTCGGCACCGAGGTCGAGGCGCTGGCGCTGGAGTACTCCTGGATCAAGGAGTTCGACCCGCGTTTCAACGTCCGATATCGCGATGACAAGAGTTATCCCAGTCTCGCAGTCACGTTGAACGAGGAGTTCCCGCGGCTGCAGGTGATGCGTGGTCCGAAGAAGCGCGGTGTGCGGTACTTCGGACCGTATGCCCATGCCTGGGCGATCCGCGAGACGCTGGATCTGTTGACCCGCGTGTTTCCCGCCCGGACGTGCAGTAACGGCGTGTTCAAGCGACACGGACAGATGGGACGCCCCTGCCTGCTGGGCTATCTCGATAAGTGCTCGGCGCCGTGCATTGGGCGTGTCGATGCTGAGCAGCATCGCGAGATCGTGGACGAATTTTGTGAGTTCATGGCCGGCCGGTCCGACGCGATCGAACGACGGCTACGCCGCCGGATGCTGCAGGCCTCGGAGAACCTCGAGTTTGAGAAAGCCGCACGCCTGCGCGATGACCTCACCGCCCTGTCGAAGGCGACCGAGAAGAACGCGATCGTGCTTCCCGACGGCACCGACTGTGATGTCGTCGCCTTCGCCCAGGACGACCTTGAGGCGTCGGTGCAGGTTTTCCACGTCCGTGGCGGACGAGTCCGCGGGCGGCATGGCTGGGTTGTCGACAAGGTCGAAGCGGTGACTACCGCCGAGTTGGTCGAGCAATATCTCTTGCAGGTGTACGGCGCAGAGGAGACCGCACTGGTCGTGCCCGCGACTGTGCTGGTGCCCGAACTGCCGCCGGATGTCGACGCGGTCACTGAGCGGCTCAGCGAGTTGCGCCAGGGGCGCGTCGCCGTGCGTGTACCGCAACGTGGCGCGAAGAAGGACCTGCTGCAGACCGTTGAACGCAACGCGCTCGAGGCGTTCAATCAGCACCGCCTCAAGCGTGCCAGTGATCTGACCGCCCGATCGCAGGCGCTGAACGAATTGCAGGAGGCGCTCGAACTCGACGACGCTCCGCTGCGCATCGAATGCGTCGACGTTTCACATGTGCAAGGCACCAACGTCGTCGCCAGCCTGGTGGTCTTTGAGGATGGACTTCCGAAGAAATCGGACTACCGGCGGTACACGATTCGCGGTGCGCTGCGGGACGGCGAAAGTATCGACGTACACCAGGCACGCGCCGGTGAGGGGGTCGATGACACGGCAGCGATCGCCGAGGTGGTCACCCGTCGCTTCCGCCGACTGTTGGATGACAAGGACGAGCCCGCCGTGGACGACGGTCGTCCGCGCCGATTTGCGTACCCACCGAACCTATTCGTCGTCGACGGTGGCGCACCTCAGGTCGCGGCGGCGTCCGATGCACTGACTGAACTGGGGGTCACGGACGTAGCGGTCATCGGGATCGCAAAACGATTGGAGGAGATCTGGGTGCCCGGGCAAGACGATCCGTACATCCTGCCTCGTTCCTCGGAGGCGATGTATCTGATCCAGCGCCTGCGTGATGAGGCCCATCGATTCGCGATCACCTTCCACCGTCAGAAGCGCGGCAAGGCGATGCTGGTGTCCGAACTAGATGGAGTCCGGGGGCTCGGCGAGGCTAAACGCAAGGCTCTGCTGGGCAAATTCGGAAGCGTCCGTGCCCTGCGCAAGGCTGAGGTCGACGAGTTGATGACAGTGGAGGGAATCGGTCCGGCCACCGCCCGTTCGATTCACCAGGCCCTCCACGCCGAGGAAGCACCGCCAACGCGAATCGATCCCCGCACCGGCGAGGTGCTCGATACGCAATAG
- the rapZ gene encoding RNase adapter RapZ — MSSSHVSELEVVLLTGFSGAGRSTAARVLEDLGFYVVDNLPPSMIPQVLQLAADEAAIERVAIVTDVRSHAFGHGVIEMIATLKRDGVAPTVVFLDAAEDVLVRRFENVRRAHPLQGTGTITQGIAAERAMIEPLRGLAHLLLDTTDLSVHDLRRRLESRFDTPIGDEIRLSVMSFGFKYGVPLDADFVFDVRFLPNPFWIPELRALTGQDDAVSDYVLGQDGAVDTLDNLERLVNTVLPGYRREGKRYTTIAVGCTGGKHRSVAMARGLAARLVRPGVGVHERHRDLGKE; from the coding sequence GTGAGCAGCAGCCACGTCTCTGAACTCGAGGTCGTCCTGTTAACCGGCTTCTCCGGCGCAGGACGCAGCACCGCCGCTCGTGTCTTGGAGGACCTCGGTTTCTACGTGGTCGACAACTTGCCGCCGTCGATGATCCCGCAGGTGTTACAGCTCGCAGCCGACGAGGCAGCCATCGAGCGCGTCGCGATCGTGACCGATGTGCGCAGCCACGCATTTGGGCACGGTGTCATCGAGATGATCGCGACCTTGAAGCGGGACGGCGTAGCGCCGACCGTCGTGTTCCTCGATGCCGCCGAGGACGTGCTGGTACGCCGATTCGAAAACGTACGACGTGCGCATCCCCTGCAGGGCACTGGAACCATTACTCAAGGGATCGCGGCTGAGCGCGCGATGATCGAGCCGCTTCGCGGTCTGGCCCATCTCCTCCTCGACACCACTGACCTGTCGGTGCACGACCTTCGTCGGCGGCTGGAAAGCCGATTCGATACGCCCATCGGCGACGAGATCAGGCTTTCGGTGATGTCCTTCGGGTTCAAGTACGGCGTACCGCTCGACGCGGACTTCGTGTTCGACGTGCGCTTCCTGCCGAACCCGTTCTGGATTCCGGAACTGCGCGCGCTGACCGGTCAGGACGACGCGGTCAGCGATTATGTGCTCGGGCAGGACGGGGCCGTGGACACCCTGGATAATCTTGAACGACTCGTGAACACTGTCCTGCCGGGTTATCGTCGCGAGGGCAAGCGTTACACCACAATCGCTGTGGGATGCACCGGTGGTAAGCACCGGTCCGTCGCGATGGCGCGTGGGCTGGCCGCCCGCCTGGTGCGCCCAGGTGTGGGGGTGCACGAACGCCACCGCGACTTGGGTAAGGAGTAG
- a CDS encoding gluconeogenesis factor YvcK family protein: MTYAPLNPISGASVGKVVALGGGHGLAASLSALRRIARQITAVVTVGDDGGSSGRIRRELPVLPPGDLRMALAALAADDDWHRLIADMLQHRFGGQGALAGHSVGNLLITGATEVMGSNPVAALDAVGRIIGAVGRVLPMSLAPLEIAAQVSGIDAGHPSDIHRIRGQVAVATTPGHVESVELVPPNPPACPQACAAIVDADQIIFGPGSWFSSVLPHLLVPDLRRAIETSPARRYVTLNLAPQPGETDNFTPLELLNVFTDHAPGMRIDGVIADEAAVLGSCGLQAACDRLGARLVVADLASNQSRTTHDAEKYARALRNALSD, translated from the coding sequence ATGACCTACGCGCCACTGAATCCCATCAGCGGGGCCTCTGTCGGCAAGGTGGTAGCCCTGGGAGGCGGGCACGGCCTGGCAGCTTCGCTGAGCGCGTTGCGCCGAATCGCCCGGCAAATCACAGCCGTGGTCACCGTCGGCGACGACGGGGGATCCAGCGGCCGAATTCGTCGCGAACTGCCGGTGCTACCGCCTGGCGATCTTCGTATGGCCTTGGCGGCCCTCGCGGCGGACGACGACTGGCACCGGCTGATCGCCGACATGCTGCAACACCGGTTCGGTGGACAAGGAGCACTTGCCGGACACAGCGTCGGCAATCTACTGATCACCGGCGCAACCGAAGTCATGGGCAGCAATCCGGTGGCTGCCCTAGACGCCGTCGGCCGCATCATCGGCGCGGTGGGGCGGGTGCTACCGATGTCGCTGGCTCCGCTGGAGATCGCCGCACAGGTGTCCGGGATCGACGCCGGGCACCCCAGCGACATCCACCGAATCAGGGGGCAAGTCGCCGTTGCGACGACGCCCGGTCACGTCGAATCCGTCGAACTCGTCCCGCCGAACCCGCCCGCCTGCCCGCAGGCGTGTGCCGCAATCGTGGACGCCGATCAGATCATCTTCGGCCCGGGCTCGTGGTTCTCTTCGGTGTTGCCGCACCTGCTCGTGCCAGATCTACGGCGAGCCATCGAGACGAGCCCAGCCCGGCGATACGTGACGCTGAATCTCGCGCCGCAGCCCGGGGAGACCGACAATTTCACCCCGCTGGAGTTGCTCAACGTGTTCACCGATCACGCACCGGGCATGCGTATCGACGGCGTGATCGCCGATGAAGCCGCGGTCCTCGGCAGTTGCGGACTTCAAGCGGCCTGTGATCGTCTGGGTGCGAGGTTGGTCGTGGCGGATCTGGCGTCGAACCAGTCGCGCACCACGCACGATGCGGAAAAGTACGCCAGAGCGTTGAGAAATGCGCTATCGGATTGA
- the whiA gene encoding DNA-binding protein WhiA, with the protein MAMTADVKAELCQVESKKTSCRKAEVATILRLAGGLHLVAGRIVIEVELDTGAVARRLHREIGDLFGIGADLQMLSGGNLRKGSRFVVRVSRDGDSLARQTGIVDLRGRPVRGLPPAVVGGGSGECEAAWRGAFLAHGSLTEPGRSAALEITAPGHEAALALVGAARRLGIVSKAREVRGADRVVIRDGDSIAAMLTRIGAHRSVLTWEERRMRREIRSSANRLANFDDANLRRSARAAVAASARVERALEILGDAVPEHLVFAGRLRLEHRQASLEELGQLADPPMTKDAVAGRIRRLLALADKQARELGIPDTEAAVTDDMLAP; encoded by the coding sequence ATGGCGATGACCGCCGATGTAAAAGCCGAGTTGTGTCAGGTCGAAAGCAAGAAAACCTCTTGCCGGAAGGCGGAGGTCGCCACGATCCTGCGACTCGCCGGCGGGTTACATCTGGTGGCAGGTCGCATCGTGATCGAGGTCGAACTGGACACCGGGGCGGTGGCCCGGCGCCTGCATCGCGAGATCGGTGATCTATTCGGCATCGGCGCCGACCTGCAGATGCTCAGCGGCGGCAACCTGCGCAAAGGCAGCCGTTTCGTCGTCCGAGTCTCTCGCGACGGCGATTCCCTCGCACGGCAGACCGGCATCGTCGACCTGCGCGGGCGCCCGGTTCGAGGGCTCCCGCCGGCGGTCGTCGGCGGCGGCAGCGGCGAATGTGAAGCAGCGTGGCGCGGCGCGTTCTTGGCGCACGGTTCGCTGACCGAGCCGGGTCGTTCGGCCGCGTTAGAAATCACCGCCCCGGGGCATGAGGCGGCCCTGGCCCTGGTCGGTGCGGCCCGGCGTCTGGGCATCGTCTCGAAGGCGCGGGAGGTACGCGGTGCCGATCGCGTGGTCATCCGCGACGGAGATTCGATCGCGGCAATGCTCACCCGAATCGGTGCGCACCGTTCGGTGCTTACGTGGGAAGAACGGCGGATGCGGCGAGAGATCCGCTCCAGTGCCAACCGCCTAGCCAACTTCGACGATGCGAACCTCCGTCGTTCGGCGCGTGCCGCGGTCGCGGCCAGCGCGCGGGTTGAGCGCGCCCTGGAAATTCTCGGCGATGCCGTGCCTGAGCACCTCGTCTTCGCCGGGCGCCTACGTCTGGAACATCGCCAGGCATCCCTCGAGGAACTCGGCCAGCTCGCCGATCCGCCGATGACCAAGGATGCGGTCGCCGGCCGGATCCGACGTTTGCTTGCGTTGGCGGATAAGCAGGCTCGGGAACTGGGCATCCCAGACACAGAAGCTGCCGTGACCGACGACATGCTCGCGCCGTAA
- the gap gene encoding type I glyceraldehyde-3-phosphate dehydrogenase yields the protein MTVKVGINGFGRIGRNFYRAVVASGADIEIVGVNDLTDNATLAHLLKYDSILGRFDGDVTSTDTDITAGGHTFKAFAEKDPAALPWGELGADIVVESTGIFTEASKAQAHIDGGAKKVIISAPAKNEDITIVMGVNDDLYDGAKHNIISNASCTTNCLAPMAKALNDGLGIVKGLMTTIHAYTQDQNLQDGPHKDLRRARAAALNIVPTSTGAAKAVALVLPELKGKLDGYALRVPTPTGSATDLTFEAARETSVEEVNEIIKKAAASGPMAGKLVYTEDEIVSKDIETDPASCIFDSGLTKVIGNQVKVVGWYDNEWGYSNRLVDLVALVGASL from the coding sequence GTGACCGTCAAAGTAGGCATCAACGGCTTCGGCCGCATTGGACGCAACTTCTACCGGGCCGTCGTCGCCAGCGGAGCCGATATCGAGATCGTCGGGGTGAATGACCTCACCGATAACGCGACCTTGGCGCACCTGCTGAAGTACGACTCGATCCTGGGACGCTTCGACGGCGACGTTACCTCGACCGACACGGACATCACCGCCGGTGGCCACACCTTCAAGGCGTTCGCGGAGAAGGATCCGGCAGCGCTCCCGTGGGGTGAGCTCGGCGCCGACATCGTGGTGGAATCGACCGGCATCTTCACTGAAGCATCGAAGGCGCAGGCGCATATCGACGGTGGCGCGAAGAAGGTCATCATCTCGGCCCCGGCCAAGAACGAAGACATCACCATCGTGATGGGCGTCAACGACGACCTGTACGACGGCGCGAAGCACAACATCATCTCGAACGCGTCGTGCACCACCAACTGCCTCGCTCCGATGGCGAAGGCGCTCAACGACGGCCTAGGCATCGTCAAAGGTCTGATGACCACCATCCACGCTTACACGCAGGACCAGAACCTGCAGGACGGGCCGCACAAGGACCTGCGTCGCGCCCGCGCCGCGGCACTGAACATCGTTCCGACCTCGACTGGTGCGGCCAAGGCCGTCGCGCTCGTACTGCCCGAGCTCAAGGGCAAACTGGACGGATACGCACTGCGCGTGCCGACCCCCACCGGTTCGGCCACCGACCTGACGTTCGAGGCTGCCCGTGAGACCTCTGTCGAGGAGGTCAACGAGATCATCAAGAAGGCTGCCGCGTCCGGCCCGATGGCAGGCAAGCTGGTCTACACCGAGGACGAAATCGTATCCAAGGACATTGAGACCGATCCGGCCTCCTGCATCTTCGACTCCGGACTGACCAAGGTGATCGGTAACCAGGTCAAGGTCGTTGGCTGGTACGACAACGAGTGGGGCTACTCGAACCGCCTCGTCGACCTCGTCGCACTCGTCGGCGCGTCCCTCTAA
- a CDS encoding phosphoglycerate kinase, protein MKDLQDLLAEGVVGRNVLVRADLNVPLDGDRITDPGRIEATLPTLTALIEGNARVIVMAHLGRPKGAPDPQYSLAPVAEKLGELLGRDVVLAADLVGPSAHADVEHMSDSDVVLLQNVRFDPRETSEDEAERAALAAELVALVGEDAAYVSDGFGVVHRAQTSVYDIAKALPAYAGGLVEAEVRVLKRLTENPARPYGVVLGGSKVSDKLAVIESLLPKVDTLVVGGGMCFTFLAAQGHTVGTSLLEQDQIDTCKELLAKNGAKIVLPVDVVCAAEFNADSPASVHPVDAIPAEQMGLDIGPKSVELFASALNGAKTVFWNGPMGVFEMAPFAHGTRGVAEAIAAGDSYSVVGGGDSAAAVRQLGIGEDRFSHISTGGGASLEFLEGKQLPGITALEESA, encoded by the coding sequence ATGAAAGACCTTCAGGACCTGCTGGCCGAGGGGGTCGTGGGGCGCAATGTGCTGGTCCGCGCCGACCTCAACGTGCCGCTGGATGGCGACCGGATCACCGATCCTGGACGTATCGAGGCGACGCTCCCGACGCTGACCGCCCTGATCGAAGGCAACGCCCGCGTGATCGTGATGGCTCACTTGGGCCGCCCGAAGGGCGCTCCCGATCCGCAGTACTCACTGGCACCCGTTGCCGAGAAACTCGGCGAATTGCTTGGACGCGATGTCGTGCTCGCCGCTGATCTCGTCGGGCCCTCGGCCCACGCGGACGTCGAGCACATGTCCGATAGCGATGTCGTGTTGCTTCAGAACGTGCGGTTCGACCCGCGGGAGACGAGTGAGGACGAGGCCGAACGTGCGGCGCTCGCTGCCGAGTTAGTCGCATTGGTCGGCGAGGACGCTGCGTACGTCTCGGACGGATTCGGCGTGGTACATCGAGCCCAGACCTCGGTGTACGACATCGCCAAGGCTCTCCCGGCGTACGCCGGCGGGTTGGTCGAGGCCGAGGTACGCGTACTCAAGCGGCTCACTGAGAACCCCGCGCGGCCGTACGGCGTAGTGCTTGGCGGCAGCAAGGTCAGCGACAAGTTGGCTGTCATCGAGTCACTATTGCCGAAGGTCGACACCCTCGTCGTTGGCGGCGGGATGTGTTTCACCTTCCTCGCCGCGCAAGGCCACACCGTCGGCACCTCGCTGCTGGAACAGGACCAGATCGATACCTGCAAGGAGTTGTTGGCCAAGAACGGCGCGAAGATCGTGCTGCCCGTCGACGTCGTGTGCGCGGCGGAATTCAACGCCGACTCACCGGCCAGCGTGCACCCCGTCGATGCGATTCCGGCCGAGCAGATGGGGTTGGACATCGGCCCGAAATCCGTCGAATTGTTCGCCTCAGCGCTGAATGGCGCAAAGACTGTGTTCTGGAATGGGCCAATGGGCGTCTTCGAGATGGCGCCGTTCGCCCACGGCACCCGAGGTGTCGCTGAGGCGATCGCCGCCGGAGACAGTTATTCGGTAGTGGGCGGCGGCGACTCCGCGGCTGCCGTGCGTCAACTCGGTATCGGCGAGGATCGGTTCTCGCACATCTCCACCGGCGGTGGTGCTTCCCTGGAGTTCCTCGAGGGTAAGCAACTCCCCGGTATCACCGCTCTGGAGGAGTCCGCATGA
- the tpiA gene encoding triose-phosphate isomerase codes for MSNNGRRPLVAGNWKMNLTHLEAIALVQKVAFSVDDRGLEAVETVVLPPFVSLRGVQTLVDGDKLEVGYGAQDVSQHDSGAYTGEISAAMLAKLGCRYVAVGHSERREYHYEDDATVAAKAAAAIKHGIAPIVCVGEGLDVREAGEHVAYVVAQVEGSLAGISADEAKDIVIAYEPVWAIGTGKTATPQDAQEVCAAIRDKLADLYSGDLADRVRILYGGSVKPDNAAALAAEVDVDGALVGGASLDGEQFAAICRGFGASAE; via the coding sequence ATGAGCAACAACGGACGTCGACCGCTGGTCGCCGGCAACTGGAAGATGAACCTCACTCACCTCGAGGCGATCGCGCTGGTACAGAAGGTTGCGTTCAGCGTGGATGACCGTGGCCTGGAAGCGGTCGAAACCGTGGTCCTGCCACCGTTCGTGTCCCTGCGTGGAGTGCAGACCCTGGTCGACGGCGACAAGCTCGAGGTCGGGTACGGCGCCCAGGACGTGTCCCAGCACGACTCTGGCGCGTACACCGGTGAGATCAGCGCTGCAATGCTGGCGAAACTTGGCTGCCGTTATGTCGCGGTCGGGCACTCTGAACGCCGCGAGTATCACTATGAGGACGACGCCACCGTCGCCGCGAAGGCGGCCGCCGCCATCAAGCACGGCATCGCACCGATCGTGTGTGTTGGTGAGGGGCTCGATGTCCGTGAAGCCGGCGAGCACGTCGCGTACGTCGTGGCGCAGGTCGAAGGATCGCTGGCGGGAATCAGCGCCGACGAGGCGAAAGACATCGTGATCGCATACGAGCCGGTCTGGGCGATCGGGACGGGTAAGACCGCGACGCCGCAGGATGCCCAGGAGGTATGTGCGGCGATCCGCGACAAGCTCGCCGACCTGTACTCCGGTGACCTCGCCGACCGTGTCCGCATCCTGTACGGCGGTTCGGTCAAGCCCGACAATGCTGCCGCGCTGGCTGCTGAGGTTGACGTCGATGGCGCCCTGGTGGGCGGCGCTAGCCTCGACGGCGAGCAGTTCGCTGCGATCTGCCGCGGCTTCGGAGCATCGGCCGAGTAG